In the genome of Daucus carota subsp. sativus chromosome 9, DH1 v3.0, whole genome shotgun sequence, the window TTGGAGTTTTAAAACCCATAAGAGGCGAAAAATGATTACATTTTTCTAGGTATAGAAGTTGGCAATCGGAGAGTAAAGTTACTATCAAACTAGTCTCAGAGCGTTCCTCCTGACTAGGACATGAAAAACATAGACAGATAAGCAAAACGGCCTAAAATTTGACGGatcatatacaaattatttatagaattaGGTTCTCCtgtatttcaaaagaaaagtaCTAGTCTAATATTAGTataaacatatacaaatataaacacacacacacacacacatatatacatatatacataaccatatatacatatgttagATACTATCTACATCGTACAACAATATGCTATTTGAAAACCATTCACAATTCGGAAAAAGGGATTATACCATAACACAAAAGAGAAATCAACAATAAATCAATACTATCTACAtcctataataaaataaattgtgttATGCTATATACTATGAAACCACTTCCATccttaaaatcaaacaaaaaagaaCAATTTGCATCAACCATTATACAATGCTTAAGGTAAACAAAGAAAACATATTCGCAATAAACATAACACAATCAACATGCACAAATCATCACTGTCACAATAATACCAGGATgtacacaaaatataggaaaatatcgtaaataagtaaaaaatattacatatgaCAGATTTACCTAATTTGTGTCATTGTTCCGAGGACCTCCAGAACCTGAATCCCCACCACTGTTATCAGTCCTGGAACTGCGAGGCCTGAACATGATACTGAAAGTCCTCTCCACGAAACTCCTAAGGTTTCCACCTTCCTCATCATCCCCGGTGTCAGTCCCCGACCCGGAAGACCCAACCCTCACATTACCGCTTGAATCATTCTCACCTCCGGAAGCAGCGGTACCTCTAACACGATTCTCGTAATCAGGATCATCAGTAGGCAACTCATACCTACAAACAGGGCAAGAATTATGCAATTCCAACCAGGGCAACAAACACTCAGAATGATACACGTGCTTACACGGCATCTGCTTAACAACCATATCCTTCTCGAAATCATCTTGACACACAGCACACTGTGCCAAATCAGAGCCCAACAACTTGTCATCAACCACAACATCAGGAAGCCCCTCCACAGCAGTTCTGGAAGCAGGCGGGGTCCCGTATCGATTCGGGTCATTCTCAGCCAGCTGCTGAATTAACTGCTCCAGCCCTTGTCCCAGAAAATAATCGCCCAAATTTGCAGGCAAACCCTCACCACCAGAAGGAT includes:
- the LOC135149362 gene encoding E3 ubiquitin-protein ligase RING1-like; translated protein: MASAEATQQFYFCHQCDLNVAIYLRPNTDPLCPNCRDGFLEEIDDPMRNPNPDPVDPLAHFLSTFPIFFGDSRHPFGNRETPSNARRVTGVRYGPRGPSRVNMEGPEFDPFAFFQDYVGNLRAGGANIQFVFENNPSGGEGLPANLGDYFLGQGLEQLIQQLAENDPNRYGTPPASRTAVEGLPDVVVDDKLLGSDLAQCAVCQDDFEKDMVVKQMPCKHVYHSECLLPWLELHNSCPVCRYELPTDDPDYENRVRGTAASGGENDSSGNVRVGSSGSGTDTGDDEEGGNLRSFVERTFSIMFRPRSSRTDNSGGDSGSGGPRNNDTN